Genomic window (bacterium):
AGCTGCGGTGTGTCTTCTGCAACATAGTCGATCACGTTCTTTTTCAGGGCGGCTGAAGCTGTCAGTGTGGCAGCCTCACGCACTGCCGAGGCTGCCCAGTCTGCATTGCGACCCCGTTTCTCGGCTATCGATCGCGCATATTCGGATGTATAATTTACTTGCTTTCTTTTTAAGGTTTCGTCCGTTTTTTCGGCTTCGCCGCTTGGGCTGATGCTCACGGGCGTGGCTGCCCCTATGCTGCTGCCGGGTGACATTGCCGCCACGTCAGCCGCCATTGTGATTAGCGCCCCAGCCGAAGCTGCCCATGCCCCGCTCGGCGAAACATATACAATCACGGGAATCTTGGCTGCGAAGAACGACTTCACGATCTTTTGCATGGATGAGAGCAGCCCGCCGGGTGTGTCCATCACGATCAGTACTGCCTGCGCGCCTTCTGACTGGGCTCTGTCGATGCCGTCGCTGATGTAATCTGCTACAGCGGGGTCGATCTGGCCGTCTAAGTGCAGGACGTAGATGGGCGCGACTTTCGCCGCATGCGCGGCAAGAGGAAATAGAAACAGCAATATCGTTATCAGTATGATAGAGCGCTTCATATTCAATAAGTTTCTATATGCAGGGCAATAAGTCCTTTATCTGCAAACTAAAAGAGGCCGATCAGGATTCAAACATAGGTTGATTATTCTTCCACCTTTGCATAGCAGTTATCTCCTTGTTGGATGTCTTAATCACTATGGATGCCTGACTTCGCAAGTCGGGATTGGAGCTTTTTGTCAGCAGCAGCAAAGAAGCATCCTTTGCACGCTGAAGATAATCGAGCATAACATCGACAAACTCCGCATCGAAGTGGCGAATGTTGGCCTGCATCAGCCTTCTGAAATCCACATTTGAGTTTGCACAGTATTCGTTTATCTGCCTGCCGGTCATTTGGCTATACCAGAGTTCGAGCTTTTTGTTTAGATCATATTGTTCATGCCTGATATTATCCGAGAGCTGCCTTAGCCCGGTATCCATGGTGTATTTCACTTCCACTTCGGCCAGAGCCTGAGTATCGCTGTGGAGCTGATACATCGATATCATGTAACGCAGATCGAACTCGACTCCTGACAGTTTGTTCAAAGAGGAAAGCGACCTCAAATCACTGCCTGGAGGCCGTGTTCCCACTTGACACTCTTCACATATTGCCATAAGAGGAACGGAGCACATTATGACTGTAAGCAGCAATGCCGTTCTCATCATACCACTCCTGATTGCACGAATTGTGACACGTAATGTACTTTCCCGTGCGTAGATATGGGCAATCGAATTTACATGAAATCCACTAATCAATTGACCGAATTAGCGCTAAATCGGCTATTATAGATAATATACAGTCTTGGAGGCATTCTTGGAAATCACACAACATATACCTGCGGACCTCGCAGCAATTCGCAAGAAGAAACCGCTGATCCACAGCATTACCAACTTTGTGGTAATGAATGAGACCGCCAACACCACACTCTGCATCGGTGCGCTGCCCATTATGTCGCACGCAGTGGAGGAAGTCGAGGAGATGGTAGGCATCGCGGGCGCATTGGTCCTCAATATCGGCACCCTCACACCAACATGGATCGATGCCATGGAGCTTGCCGGCAAACGAGCCAACGAGCTTGGCATACCGGTAATCCTTGACCCTGTTGGTGCAGGCGCCACAAAGCTCAGGACCGAGTCGAGCAAACGCCTGCTTGAAAATGTGAAGGTATCTATCGTGCGCGGCAATGCCGGTGAGGTCGCCACGCTTGCAGGAATCGCCGCGGAGGTGCGCGGGGTCGAGTCTATTGGTGCCGAGGCGGGGACAGATGAGATCGCTAAGAAGTTTGCATCAACATACGGCTGCACTGTTGCGATCACCGGTCCCGTGGATGTGGTGAGCGACGGCAGCAGAATCGCTCATATTTCCAATGGCGATGCTATGCTCGGCAAAGTGGTCGGAACGGGATGCATGTCCAATGTAATAGTAGCCTCATTTGCCGCTGTTGATAAGGATGCGTTCAGCGCAGCAGTCGGCGGCCTGGCTGTGTTTGGAATTGCAGGCGAGATGGCAGCCAAGACTTCTGGTGAGAGACCCGGCACGTTTCATGTCGAGCTTTACAACGCGCTGTATGCCATAAGTGCGGCTGATATAGAATCGGGCGGCAGAGTGCAAATATCTTGTAGCAAATGATATAGAACCGAAGGACTTTTGCCCTCCAACATACAAGACTTACAGGTG
Coding sequences:
- a CDS encoding DUF305 domain-containing protein, with amino-acid sequence MNKLSGVEFDLRYMISMYQLHSDTQALAEVEVKYTMDTGLRQLSDNIRHEQYDLNKKLELWYSQMTGRQINEYCANSNVDFRRLMQANIRHFDAEFVDVMLDYLQRAKDASLLLLTKSSNPDLRSQASIVIKTSNKEITAMQRWKNNQPMFES
- the thiM gene encoding hydroxyethylthiazole kinase is translated as MPADLAAIRKKKPLIHSITNFVVMNETANTTLCIGALPIMSHAVEEVEEMVGIAGALVLNIGTLTPTWIDAMELAGKRANELGIPVILDPVGAGATKLRTESSKRLLENVKVSIVRGNAGEVATLAGIAAEVRGVESIGAEAGTDEIAKKFASTYGCTVAITGPVDVVSDGSRIAHISNGDAMLGKVVGTGCMSNVIVASFAAVDKDAFSAAVGGLAVFGIAGEMAAKTSGERPGTFHVELYNALYAISAADIESGGRVQISCSK